One genomic window of Luteitalea pratensis includes the following:
- a CDS encoding ABC transporter ATP-binding protein, whose amino-acid sequence MSAAIITADHVSKWYGQVIGLNDVSVTIPAGITGLLGPNGAGKSTFMKLITGQLKPSKGAMTVLGGSIWNNPAAYTRIGFCPEQDAFYERMTGLEWVSALVRLNGYSSTEARHAALGALEAVDLVPAADKKIGAYSKGMRQRVKLAQALVHDPDLLILDEPLTGMDPLMRRRTIRIIREWARDGRSVLVSSHILHEVEAMTSNVLLINNGRILAEGDVHDIRGLIDHHPHTVHIRAERPRELARECLSYAYVRSLRFEGDALVVETDAPDTFYTQVTNLAAAETFGRIEEVTSPDDNLAAVFGYLVK is encoded by the coding sequence ATGAGCGCCGCGATCATCACCGCCGACCACGTGTCCAAGTGGTACGGACAGGTCATCGGCCTCAACGACGTCTCGGTGACGATTCCGGCCGGCATCACCGGACTGCTCGGCCCCAATGGGGCAGGCAAGTCGACGTTCATGAAGCTGATCACCGGTCAGCTGAAGCCGAGCAAGGGCGCCATGACGGTGCTCGGCGGGTCGATCTGGAACAACCCGGCCGCGTACACGCGCATCGGCTTCTGTCCGGAGCAGGACGCCTTCTACGAGCGGATGACCGGACTCGAATGGGTGTCGGCGCTGGTGCGGCTCAATGGCTACTCGAGCACCGAGGCGCGCCATGCCGCTCTCGGCGCGCTCGAGGCCGTGGATCTCGTGCCCGCCGCTGACAAGAAGATCGGCGCCTACAGCAAGGGCATGCGGCAGCGCGTGAAACTCGCGCAGGCGCTCGTGCACGACCCCGACCTGCTCATCCTCGACGAACCGCTCACGGGCATGGATCCGCTGATGCGGCGCCGCACCATCCGCATCATCCGAGAATGGGCGCGTGACGGCCGCAGCGTCCTGGTCTCGAGCCACATCCTCCACGAGGTGGAGGCGATGACGAGCAACGTGCTCCTCATCAACAACGGCCGGATTCTGGCCGAGGGCGACGTCCACGACATCCGTGGGCTCATCGACCACCATCCGCACACCGTCCACATCCGCGCCGAGCGCCCGCGCGAACTGGCCCGCGAGTGCCTGTCGTACGCCTACGTGCGCAGCCTGCGGTTCGAAGGCGACGCCCTCGTGGTGGAGACCGACGCCCCCGATACGTTCTACACGCAGGTCACCAACCTCGCTGCCGCCGAGACCTTCGGCCGCATCGAGGAGGTCACCTCGCCCGACGACAATCTCGCGGCGGTGTTTGGGTACTTGGTCAAGTGA
- a CDS encoding ABC transporter permease — MPIHDQSYRRYSGEKRPVRSAWTVIARAGLMSFLSRRAFLGLLIVAWIPFVVRASQLFLASNFSQAATFLAPSAQTFRDFLGQQSIFVFLITVYVGAGLIANDRRANALQLYLSKPVTRAEYILGKMTVLATFLLGITWLPAILLLIFQIAFSGSFSFLKANASLIASVTLYCLLTVIVITFGMTALSSLSRSSRFVGILFAGVLIFSDAMFNALRFITGSSAISWVSIQASLDQVGDVIFRQVPRHQTPATVSFLVLLAVIVISASVLERRVRGVEVVA; from the coding sequence GTGCCCATCCATGATCAATCGTACCGGCGCTACAGCGGCGAGAAGCGGCCGGTCCGAAGCGCCTGGACGGTGATTGCCCGCGCCGGCCTGATGTCGTTCCTGTCGCGGCGCGCGTTCCTGGGCCTGCTCATCGTCGCGTGGATCCCGTTCGTCGTCCGGGCGAGCCAGTTGTTCCTCGCGTCCAACTTCTCGCAGGCAGCGACGTTCCTGGCGCCGTCGGCCCAGACGTTCCGCGACTTCCTTGGTCAGCAGAGCATCTTCGTCTTCCTGATCACGGTGTACGTGGGCGCCGGGCTCATCGCCAACGACCGCCGCGCCAACGCGTTGCAGCTGTACCTGTCCAAGCCGGTCACGCGCGCCGAGTACATCCTCGGCAAGATGACGGTGCTCGCGACGTTCCTGCTGGGGATCACCTGGTTGCCGGCGATCCTGCTGCTCATCTTCCAGATCGCGTTCTCCGGCAGTTTCAGCTTCCTCAAGGCCAACGCGTCGCTGATCGCGTCGGTCACGCTCTACTGCCTGCTGACGGTCATCGTCATCACGTTCGGCATGACGGCGCTCTCCTCGCTGTCGCGCAGCAGCCGCTTTGTCGGCATCCTCTTTGCCGGCGTGTTGATCTTCTCGGACGCGATGTTCAACGCGCTTCGCTTCATCACCGGATCGTCGGCGATTTCGTGGGTCTCCATCCAGGCGAGCCTCGACCAGGTGGGCGACGTCATCTTCCGGCAGGTACCGCGGCACCAGACGCCGGCAACCGTGTCGTTCCTGGTGCTGCTGGCCGTCATCGTGATCTCGGCGTCGGTACTCGAGCGGCGCGTGCGTGGCGTGGAGGTGGTGGCATGA
- a CDS encoding ABC transporter ATP-binding protein gives MSLDPSSVVSLDDVTVVYGKNEALSGVAVQFPAGAVGLLGPNGAGKSTMIKALLGFIVPTHGQMLVLGLDVRHKAQDIRARIGYMPENDSHIPGMNAVTFVAYCGQLSGLPPVDAMQRAHEVLYYVGLGEARYRNVETYSTGMKQRIKLAQALVHDPDLLFLDEPTNGMDPKGRDEMLALIHDLGHNKRVNLILSSHLLPDVEHTCDHVIVMDKGRIATQGPIATLKGTGGSVFELRIKGNLPQFIDALRTNGLEAHGTDDDVMRVLVPAGRTARDVFALASTEGVQVRHLRPSVPTLEDVFIDAIEGGGRAHP, from the coding sequence GTGAGTCTCGATCCCTCCTCCGTGGTGTCCCTGGACGACGTCACCGTCGTCTACGGGAAGAACGAGGCCCTGTCAGGTGTCGCTGTCCAGTTTCCCGCCGGCGCCGTCGGTCTGCTGGGACCGAACGGGGCGGGCAAGAGCACGATGATCAAGGCCCTGCTCGGCTTCATCGTGCCGACCCACGGCCAGATGCTGGTGCTCGGGCTCGACGTGCGCCACAAGGCGCAGGACATCCGCGCCCGCATCGGCTACATGCCCGAGAACGACTCGCACATCCCGGGCATGAATGCGGTCACCTTCGTGGCGTACTGCGGGCAGCTCTCGGGCCTGCCGCCGGTAGACGCCATGCAGCGTGCCCACGAGGTGCTCTATTACGTGGGCCTGGGCGAGGCTCGGTACCGCAACGTCGAGACCTACTCGACAGGCATGAAGCAGCGTATCAAGCTGGCCCAGGCGCTCGTCCACGACCCCGACCTGCTTTTCCTCGACGAGCCGACCAACGGCATGGACCCGAAGGGCCGCGACGAGATGCTCGCCCTGATTCATGACCTCGGTCACAACAAGCGCGTCAACCTGATCCTGTCGTCGCACCTGCTGCCCGACGTCGAGCACACCTGCGATCACGTCATCGTGATGGATAAGGGACGCATCGCCACCCAGGGGCCGATCGCCACCCTCAAGGGCACGGGCGGCAGCGTGTTCGAGCTGCGCATCAAGGGGAACCTGCCGCAGTTCATCGACGCGCTCCGCACCAACGGGCTCGAAGCGCACGGCACCGACGATGACGTCATGCGCGTGCTGGTGCCGGCAGGCCGCACCGCGCGCGACGTCTTCGCGTTGGCGTCTACGGAGGGGGTGCAGGTGCGCCACCTGCGCCCGAGCGTGCCGACGCTGGAAGACGTCTTCATCGACGCCATCGAAGGAGGCGGCCGTGCCCATCCATGA
- a CDS encoding HDIG domain-containing metalloprotein, translated as MSWTPDRKAALALLHEYTKSESLRRHAYAVDAAVRGYARRMGGDEAVWSVTALLHDFDYERWPSLEEHPYRGVEILAQHGYPEIVTRAILSHANYSGVSRDSPLEKVLYACDEMSGFVTAAALVRPSKSVMDLEAASVKKKIKDKGFARAVSREDLIQGAEGLGLPLETHIGNVIESLREEADLLGLRGEP; from the coding sequence ATGAGCTGGACACCCGATCGAAAGGCCGCACTCGCGCTGCTGCACGAGTACACGAAGAGCGAGAGCCTCAGGCGCCATGCCTACGCCGTCGATGCCGCCGTGCGCGGCTACGCGAGGCGTATGGGTGGGGACGAGGCGGTGTGGAGCGTGACGGCGCTCCTGCACGACTTCGACTACGAGCGATGGCCTTCGCTGGAAGAGCATCCCTACAGGGGTGTCGAGATTCTTGCCCAGCATGGCTATCCGGAGATAGTCACGCGGGCCATCCTCTCGCACGCCAACTACAGCGGCGTGAGCCGCGACAGCCCGCTGGAGAAGGTCCTCTATGCGTGCGACGAAATGTCAGGCTTCGTGACGGCGGCCGCACTCGTGCGGCCATCGAAGAGCGTCATGGATCTGGAGGCCGCGTCGGTCAAGAAGAAGATCAAGGACAAGGGGTTCGCCCGGGCGGTGTCGCGGGAAGACCTGATACAGGGGGCGGAGGGCCTCGGCTTGCCGCTCGAGACCCACATCGGCAACGTCATCGAGTCGCTCCGCGAGGAGGCTGACCTCCTGGGGCTGCGCGGGGAGCCGTAG